GCGGGGTCCGGCTCGCGGACGGCCGGGTGACCACCGTCGCCGGGACCGGCGAGCAGTACATGGTCGGCGCGGTGGACAACGTGCTCGACGCCGCCGACGCCGCTCGTGCCGCCGGGGCCGCGGCCGACACCGACGGAGCGGCCGGCGCGCTGCCCGACGCCCGGCGCCACAAGCTCTCGTCGCCGTGGGACGTCGCCTGGTACGCGCCGCTCGGCGCCTTCGTCGTCGCGATGGCCGGCAACCACACGCTGTGGACGTTCGACGCCGAGCGCGGCTCGGCCGAGCACGTCGCCGGGACGATGAACGAGGGGCTGCTCGACGGCCCGCTGCCCGACGCGTGGTTCGCACAGCCGTCGGGCCTCGCGGTCGGCCCCGACGGGCGGCTGTGGCTCGCGGACGCCGAGACGTCCGCGCTGCGGTGGGTCGAGCCGGGCACCGACGGCACCGACGGCCCCGCCGGCAGCGCCAGCAGCGCGCCGACCGTGCACAGCGCGATCGGGGCGGGGCTGTTCGACTTCGGTCACCGCGACGGCGCCGCCGACCAGGCGCTGCTGCAGCACCCGCTCGGCGTGGCGGTGCTCCCCGACGGCTCGGTCGCCGTCGCGGACACCTACAACGGGGCGGTCCGCCGCTACGTGCCGCCCGCGACCGACGCAGCGGAGGGCACGGTGGGCGAGGTCACGACGCTCGCGACCGGACTGGCGGAGCCCAGCGGGATCGTCGTCCTGGCCCCCGAGGACGGCGGGTCGGGGCTCTCGCTGCTCGTCGTCGAGTCCGCCGCGCACCGGCTCACGCGGATCGCGCTGCCGGCGGCGCTCGCGGGCGAGATCCTCGACTCGGGTGCGCACCGCACGCAGCGCCCCGTGACCGAGCTCGCGGCGGGCGAGGTCCGCCTCGACGTCGTGTTCACGCCCGCGGCCGGGCAGAAGTACGACGACCGCTACGGCCCGTCGACCCGGCTCAAGGTCGCCTCGACGCCGCCGGAGCTGCTGCTCGACGGCGCGGGCGACGACGTCCCGCTCGAGCGCGTGCTGCGGCTCAACCCGGCCGTGGCGGAGGGCGTGCTGCACGTGACCGCGCACGCGGCGAGCTGCGACGCCGACCCGGCGATCGAGTACCCGGCGTGCCACCTCAACGCGCAGGACTGGGGCGTCCCGGTCCGGCTCGTCGCCGGCGGCCCCGCGACGCTGACGCTCCCGCTGCACGGCTGAGCCACGGTGGTCGCCGACCGCCCGACCGGGCCGCGCCGTCGGGCTCGACGGGTCGGGCGGCCCGCGCACCTGCGCGAGCCGCCCGACCCGTCACCGGACCCCGAGGGCGTCCGTCAGGCGTCGCAGCTGATCTTCTCGGTCCCGAACGCGACGTCGTCGAGCCACAGGTCGAACTCCGCCGGCGTCGTGCCGCCCTGGTAGAGCTGCCAGCCGACCTTGACCTCCCCGAAGTCCGGGAACACGAACGGCACGTCGGCGCCGCCCGCGGTCTCGGTGTCCACGGTGAGCTCCTCCTGCAGGTCGCCGTCGATCCAGACCTGCACGCGGTTGTCGGACGCGTCGAGCTGCCACTCGACGCACTGCCAGCGGTCGGCGACCGACGGGGACGACTCCCGCCAGCTCGTCCAGTCGCCGGTCGGCCCGCCGTCGGACCCGACGCCCCAGAAGACGCCCGGGACGGTCGGCGCGTACTGCCCGCCGATCGGCCGCACGACGCCGGCGCCCTCGCCGGACGCCTCGACGAGCGTGTAGTGCGCCCAGTCGGGCGCGGTCGGGAACTCGTCGACCTTGACGCGGATGCGCCCGTAGAAGCTGTTCCCGGGCGGGTCGACGGGGATGACCATGAACGCCCGGCCCTTGTCCGCGGTGTGGACCCGCAGCGCCTGGGAGTGGCGCCCGTGCCGACCGTACTGGCCGGCCTGCGCCGTCCGGACCTTCTCCACCGTCAGCGTCCCGGCGCGCGTGTCGATGCCCCAGCGCATGCTCGCGGCGCCGCCCACGGGCAGCCGCTCGAAGTCCTCGCAGAACAGCAGGCTCGCGTCGGCGCACACGGTCCGCGGACCGCCGCGACCGGGGCGGTCGACCGCGTCGGTGCCGCCGCCGGCGCTGGCCCCGGACGCCCCGAGGGTCAGCGCCGAGGCGGCGAGGGTCGCGGCGGTGGCGGTGAGCGCGAGAGCCCTGCGCCCGAGTCCCGGCGCGGCGCCTGCGGGACCACTCCCGGGCGGTGCCGGTGCTGTCATCTGCTGTGCGGTCGGTTTCCTCATCGATGCTCCCCTGCTCGTGCGAGACCCTCGGCGACGGTCACGTGCCGCCGCGGCGTCGCGGGACGACGCCGGGCCCGCGCAGCGTAGGGAGCGGCACGGGCGCGCCGGAACACGGGACGCGCGTGGGGCGCGCACTTGTTCGATTAAGGCGCCGTGCGCCCGGCCTCGGGCAGGCCGGCCCGCCACCTGGAGGAGGGCACGAAGTCGTCGGCCTCGCGCACCGCGACGTCGTGCGCCAGCGGTGCCTGGGGCGTCGGCAGGAGGAACCCGACGGGCACGGCGTTGCGCCGCGCCGCTGCGGGCCCGCCGCGCGAGGCCGTGCTCCACCACGTGCGCACCGACTGCACCAGGACGTCCACGGCGGGAGCCTCCCACGCCGCGGCACGGCGTCGCTGGGGCGGCGGCGTCAGCGCGCGCCGTGCACCGCGACGTCGACGAGGGCCTGGAGCGCGTCGGCGATGGCCTCGTCGGTCGGGCCGTCGGCGCTGGTCTCGACCTCGACCGACCACGGCGAGTGCTCGACGGTCACGCTGCGCACGTTCGTCGAGTCCGCGGACGGCGTGCCACCCCGGGCGATGGCCGCCGGGACGCCGTCGCCCGCGTCGCGCAGGACGGTCCACGTCGCACCGCCGAGCGCGCTCGTGGCCGCAGCGGCGAGCGCGCACAGCCGCGTGACCGCCCCGGTCTGGGCGCCGACGATCGCCGCGACGCCCGCGGTGATGAGCCGGTCGACGGTCACGGCGTTCTCGGCGAGCTCGCGTCGCTTCGCCAGGGCCGCCCGCGCCCGGCTGCGCTTCGCCTGGTACTGCGCGGCGTCGGCCCGGCGGAACAGCGTCCGGGGCTGCTCGACCCGGCCGCCGGCGCTCGACGCGATGCCCCACGAGATCGCGGCGCCGTGCGCGAGCGGGAAGCCCTTGACCGTCGCGGAGATGACCTGGCTGACCTGCGAGCGCGGGATGCCCGCGGTGACCACGCAGAACTCGTCCCCGCCGAGCCGTGCGGCGGTCGAGCCGGGGAGCTGGTCCTGCACACGGCGCAGGACGTCCGCGACCGAGCGCAGCAGGTCGTCGCCGGCGTCGTGCCCGAGCTCGTCGTTGACCCGCTTGAGGCCGTCGACGTCGCACATGACGATGCACGTCTCGAGGCCCGTCTGGAGGGCCTGGTCCGCGGCGTGGTCCGCGACGCGGCGGTTGCCGAGCCCCGTGAGCGGGTCGTCGGCGATGAGGTGGCGGACCTGGTCCTCGAGGTCGACGCGCGCGACGGCTCCGGCGGCCAGCGCGCACAGCACCTCCGCGGCGGCGAGGTCGTCCACGCCGAACAGCTCGCCGGTCGCGTCGCGGCTCGCGTAGACCTGCCCCCAGACCTGCCCGTTGACGACGATCGGGCTCGCGAGCGCGCTGATCCGGTCGAGCTCGCGCAGGCTCGCGACCTCGACCGGGTCGCCGGTGAGCTCGACGTCGTCCACGTCGTCGCGCACGTGCGCGACCCAGCTGCGCCGGTCGCGGATGAGCCCGCGCAGCGCGGGGCGCTCCTCCGCGCGGAACGCGGTCCGGGCGATCACGGACTCGCGGTCGTCGGGCTGGAGGGACTCGACGGCGAGCACCGTGCAGGTCTCCTGCTCGATGCGGCAGAACGCGGCGGAGCGCGCGTCGAGCAGCGACCGGGCCATCGCGGCGGCGACCTCGGCGACCTCGCCGAGCGTCTGGCACCGCTCGAGCCGGTGCGCGGCGAGCCCCAGGCCGCGCACCCCGCTGGTCGCGGGTGCGGCGGGGGCTCCGGCAGCTCGTCCTCGTGCAGGCGTCACGTCGCCATCATCCGGCACGCGGACCCGTCCGCAAGGCCGCGGGAACCGTTCGGGTGAAAGATCCCGGTCCGTCGTCCAGGTCGGGGGCGGTCCCCGCGACGGGTCCGGTCGGCGCGCGGGCGCGTCGCGCGGCGTGCGGACGGCCGGAACGGGTCGTCGCAGGTCAGCGGCGGTCGAGCAGGTAGATGCGGGGGTGGTGCCCCTTGGCGAACACGCGCACCGCGGCCCGCTCCTGCCACAGCCCGGACGCGACGCGCAGGCAGCGCTCCATGACCGTGATCTCGTGGGTGAGCACGACGAGCCGGCCGCCGGGCGCGCACACCGCGTGGGCCGCCTCGAGCAGCTGCGCGTGCACGGCGGCGCTCGTCGCGTGCGAGCCGTGCGTGGTGCCCCAGGGCGGGTCGACGAGCACGAGGTCGAACGGTCCGGCGTCGCGCCAGGTCCCGCCCGGGGCGAGCACGTCCGCGACGTCGAGCCGGACCTGGTCGGTCAGCCCGGCGGCGGCGACGTTCTCGCGCGTCGCGGCGACCGCCTCCGCGGACACGTCGACGCCGAGCGCGACGGCGGCGGGGCCGGCGAGCAGGCGCTCGACGAGCAGCGTGCCCGACCCGCACATGAGGTTGACGACCCGGTCGCGCGCGCGGACGCCCGCGAGCCGGACGATCGCCGCCGCGATGGTCGCGTTGACGGCACCGGGGTAGTCGGCCACGCGCCACGCGCGCGCGGACAGCGGTGGCCCGCCGAGCCGGACGAGCACGTCCCAGCCGGCGTCCCCGCCCGCGCCGCCCGTCCCGCTCGCGCCGCTCGTCCCGCCCGCGCGGGCGCCCGGGGTGCGACGGAACCGGACGAGGATCTCGCCGTCGTCGGCGCGGTGGTCCATGCGGCTGGCCTCGGAGAGCAGCGCCGCGAGCCGCTGGAAGACGCTCGACTCGCGCCCGGCGGCCTCGAACCGGAAGGTGCGCCGGGCGCCGAGCCGCGCGGAGGCGTCGAGCGCGGCGGCGATCCGCGGCAGGTGCTCGCCGCTCGTGAGCGACTTCGGCCGGGGGACGTCGAACGTGAGGACCGCGAACACCGCGACCGCGGTGCGGAGCGCGAGGAGGCGGGGGTCGTCGAGCGGACCGCGGTGGGCGAACGTCAGGGTGTCGTCCCGCCCGGGCACCGGCACGGGCGGGCGCGCCGGTGCGAGGACCTCGGTGATCTCGGCGGCGACGACGTCCGCGAGCCCGGGCAGGTACGTGACCTCGATGCGGTGCGTGGCGGGCGTGCGGGCGGGTGCGGGACGGCGGTCCGGTCGGCGGTCGCCGCGCGGCGGTGTCGTCGCCCGGGCGTCACGACCGCGGGGCGGACGGCTGCCGCGGGGCTCGGGTCGGTCGGCGCGGGACGGGCGCGGGCGCGGGGCCACTCAGGCGAGGACGGGCAGGCGGGCGCCGACGGCGCGCAGCACGAACGTCACGGTCGCCTCGACGGCGTGGTCGCGCTCGGGCCCGTCGTCGGGCACCCCGCGGCTCGACAGGCACGCGTTGACGAGCGGGACGGTGGTGTCGACGTCCTGGGGCGGGAACGCGCCGGACTCGACGCCCTCGGTGAGGATGCGCCGGAGGATCTGCTCGACGAGGTGCACGTGCTCGCGGACGCGCTGCTGGGTCGCGCGCGAGAGCACCGAGCGCAGGTCCGGCCCGGGGGCCAGGTGGTAGACGCGCTTGAGCTGCGCCTGCGCCCGCACGTAGGTGCGGAGCTGCTCGACCGGGTCCTCGACGTCCTGCAGCGACCGCTCGAGCGTCGCGACGTACTGCTCGGTCTCGTGCGTGATGAACCCGACGAGCAGCGACTCCTTGTCGGGGAAGTGGTTGTAGACCGCGGTGCGCCCGATGCCGGCGGCCGACGCGATGTCGGCAAGCGTGATCGCGTCGAACCCGCGGTCCGCCATGAGGCTCGAGAGCGCGGCGAACAGCTTCTGGCGGGTCTGCGCGCGGTGCTCGTGGAGGGAGCCTCCGATGATCTTCGGCATGCTGACATCCTCGCACGATCTGTCAGTTCGCGACTCCACTACCCGGTGTGCATGCTCGCACCTAGACTCAGCCGCATCTGCTCGACGGCGCGGTCGGGAGGTCACCGCATGCACGGCAACGGGCCGGCGTGGCCGGCGGGCTCCGACCCGTCGGCGCTCACGGCGAGCCTGCGCACCGCGCACGAGACGTTCGTCACGACCGGGACGCTGCCCCGCGGCATCCGGACCGTCGTCGCCGACTCGTGGGTGCGCAGCGCCCGCAGCGGAGTCGACCCCGAGTCCCCGGCCCCGACCGTCGACCTGACCGACGCCGAGCTCGTCTCCTACCGCCGCAACCACCCGCTCGGCGCCGCGCTCCCGATCGTGCGCCGCCTGCTCGTCGAGGGCGGCGTGGGCGAGGGGATCGTCGCGGCGCTGACCGACGAGAACGGCCGCCTCCTGTGGGTCGACGGCGACCCCGCGGTGCGCCGCCAGCTCGACGGTGTCGGCTTCGTCGAGGGCGCCTCGTGGGGCGAGGAGCAGACCGGCACCAACGCCCCCGGCACCGCGCTCGCGACCCGCAGCCCCGTCCAGGTCTTCGCCGCCGAGCACTTCACGCGGTCCGTGCACCCGTGGAGCTGCACGGCCGCCCCGGTGCGCGACC
The Cellulomonas sp. NS3 DNA segment above includes these coding regions:
- a CDS encoding methyltransferase, which produces MAPRPRPSRADRPEPRGSRPPRGRDARATTPPRGDRRPDRRPAPARTPATHRIEVTYLPGLADVVAAEITEVLAPARPPVPVPGRDDTLTFAHRGPLDDPRLLALRTAVAVFAVLTFDVPRPKSLTSGEHLPRIAAALDASARLGARRTFRFEAAGRESSVFQRLAALLSEASRMDHRADDGEILVRFRRTPGARAGGTSGASGTGGAGGDAGWDVLVRLGGPPLSARAWRVADYPGAVNATIAAAIVRLAGVRARDRVVNLMCGSGTLLVERLLAGPAAVALGVDVSAEAVAATRENVAAAGLTDQVRLDVADVLAPGGTWRDAGPFDLVLVDPPWGTTHGSHATSAAVHAQLLEAAHAVCAPGGRLVVLTHEITVMERCLRVASGLWQERAAVRVFAKGHHPRIYLLDRR
- a CDS encoding NHL domain-containing thioredoxin family protein, whose product is MTQSTTRLPRVRASELTGRGWLNTGGRDVTLAELRGKIVILDFWTFCCINCLHVLDELRALEEQHRDVLVIVGVHSPKFVHEADPVALAAAVERYEVHHPVLDDPDLTTWSAYTARAWPTLVVIDPEGYIVAQMAGEGHQHNVEVLVRDLVAEHEAKGTLHRGSGPYVPPEPTSGTLRFPAKALTLPGGNLLVADAGHHGLAELAPDGETLVRRIGSGERGLVDGAPEEARFSEPNGLCLVPDELRERVGYDVLVADTVNHALRGVRLADGRVTTVAGTGEQYMVGAVDNVLDAADAARAAGAAADTDGAAGALPDARRHKLSSPWDVAWYAPLGAFVVAMAGNHTLWTFDAERGSAEHVAGTMNEGLLDGPLPDAWFAQPSGLAVGPDGRLWLADAETSALRWVEPGTDGTDGPAGSASSAPTVHSAIGAGLFDFGHRDGAADQALLQHPLGVAVLPDGSVAVADTYNGAVRRYVPPATDAAEGTVGEVTTLATGLAEPSGIVVLAPEDGGSGLSLLVVESAAHRLTRIALPAALAGEILDSGAHRTQRPVTELAAGEVRLDVVFTPAAGQKYDDRYGPSTRLKVASTPPELLLDGAGDDVPLERVLRLNPAVAEGVLHVTAHAASCDADPAIEYPACHLNAQDWGVPVRLVAGGPATLTLPLHG
- a CDS encoding GGDEF domain-containing protein, which codes for MTPARGRAAGAPAAPATSGVRGLGLAAHRLERCQTLGEVAEVAAAMARSLLDARSAAFCRIEQETCTVLAVESLQPDDRESVIARTAFRAEERPALRGLIRDRRSWVAHVRDDVDDVELTGDPVEVASLRELDRISALASPIVVNGQVWGQVYASRDATGELFGVDDLAAAEVLCALAAGAVARVDLEDQVRHLIADDPLTGLGNRRVADHAADQALQTGLETCIVMCDVDGLKRVNDELGHDAGDDLLRSVADVLRRVQDQLPGSTAARLGGDEFCVVTAGIPRSQVSQVISATVKGFPLAHGAAISWGIASSAGGRVEQPRTLFRRADAAQYQAKRSRARAALAKRRELAENAVTVDRLITAGVAAIVGAQTGAVTRLCALAAAATSALGGATWTVLRDAGDGVPAAIARGGTPSADSTNVRSVTVEHSPWSVEVETSADGPTDEAIADALQALVDVAVHGAR
- a CDS encoding TetR/AcrR family transcriptional regulator codes for the protein MPKIIGGSLHEHRAQTRQKLFAALSSLMADRGFDAITLADIASAAGIGRTAVYNHFPDKESLLVGFITHETEQYVATLERSLQDVEDPVEQLRTYVRAQAQLKRVYHLAPGPDLRSVLSRATQQRVREHVHLVEQILRRILTEGVESGAFPPQDVDTTVPLVNACLSSRGVPDDGPERDHAVEATVTFVLRAVGARLPVLA